From the genome of Duffyella gerundensis, one region includes:
- the odhB gene encoding 2-oxoglutarate dehydrogenase complex dihydrolipoyllysine-residue succinyltransferase translates to MSSVDILVPDLPESVADATVATWHKKPGDAVSRDEVLVEIETDKVVLEVPASADGILEAVLEEEGATVTSRQILGRLKEGNSAGKESSAKSEDKDATPAQRQTASLEDESNDALSPAIRRLIAEHSLDPAAIKGSGVGGRLTREDVEKHLAQNTGAKAAAPAAAAAATPQPPVAGRTEKRVPMTRLRKRVAERLLEAKNSTAMLTTFNEINMKPIMDLRKQYGEVFEKRHGVRLGFMSFYIKAVVEALKRFPEVNASIDGEDVVYHNYFDVSIAVSTPRGLVTPVLKDVDALSMADIEKKIKELAVKGRDGKLTVEELTGGNFTITNGGVFGSLMSTPIINPPQSAILGMHAIKDRPMAVNGQVVILPMMYLALSYDHRLIDGRESVGYLVAVKEMLEDPARLLLDV, encoded by the coding sequence ATGAGTAGCGTAGATATTCTCGTTCCCGACCTGCCAGAATCCGTTGCTGATGCAACTGTAGCGACCTGGCATAAAAAACCTGGCGATGCGGTTAGCCGCGACGAAGTGCTGGTAGAAATTGAAACTGACAAAGTGGTATTGGAAGTGCCTGCTTCAGCCGACGGCATTTTGGAAGCCGTGCTGGAAGAAGAGGGCGCTACGGTGACCTCGCGTCAGATTCTGGGACGTCTGAAAGAGGGCAACAGTGCGGGCAAAGAGTCTTCTGCTAAATCAGAAGATAAAGATGCCACACCAGCCCAACGTCAAACCGCCTCTCTGGAAGATGAAAGCAACGATGCGCTGAGCCCAGCTATTCGTCGCCTGATCGCTGAACATTCGCTCGACCCGGCAGCCATTAAAGGCAGCGGCGTAGGCGGACGTCTGACCCGTGAAGATGTTGAGAAACATCTGGCGCAGAACACCGGCGCTAAAGCCGCAGCCCCAGCCGCAGCCGCAGCGGCAACTCCGCAGCCACCGGTTGCTGGCCGCACAGAAAAACGTGTACCGATGACCCGTCTGCGTAAGCGTGTTGCAGAGCGTCTGCTGGAAGCGAAAAACAGCACCGCAATGCTAACCACGTTCAACGAAATCAACATGAAGCCAATCATGGACTTGCGTAAGCAATATGGCGAAGTGTTTGAGAAGCGTCACGGTGTGCGTTTGGGCTTTATGTCCTTCTACATCAAAGCGGTGGTTGAGGCGTTAAAACGTTTCCCGGAAGTTAACGCATCGATTGATGGCGAAGATGTGGTTTACCACAACTACTTCGATGTCAGCATTGCGGTTTCCACTCCGCGCGGACTGGTCACGCCTGTGCTGAAAGACGTTGATGCGCTGAGCATGGCAGATATCGAGAAGAAAATTAAAGAACTGGCGGTCAAAGGCCGTGATGGCAAGCTGACGGTTGAAGAGCTGACCGGGGGTAACTTTACTATTACCAACGGCGGCGTATTTGGCTCACTGATGTCTACGCCAATCATCAACCCACCGCAAAGCGCGATTCTCGGCATGCACGCGATCAAAGATCGCCCAATGGCGGTGAATGGTCAGGTGGTTATCCTGCCAATGATGTACCTCGCACTTTCTTACGATCACCGCCTGATCGATGGACGTGAGTCCGTGGGTTACTTAGTGGCAGTGAAAGAGATGCTGGAAGATCCAGCCCGTCTGTTGCTGGACGTTTAA